ACCGTGCTTGTGCACGTGGCGCAAGCCGAAGCGCTCGACGGCTGCGCCGATCATGCCCACCAGGATGGGGGCCAGAAACAGCGCCACCCAGAACCCGGTCACCGATCCGACGGTATAGGCGAAATAGGCCCCGAGCATATAGAAACTGGCATGGGCAAAGTTGAGTACCCCCATCATGCCAAAAATAAGGGTAAGGCCACTGGACAGCATGAACAGCAACATGCCGTACAGGAGGCCGTTTAGCAGAGAGAATGCAATGGTTTCCAGCATCTGTATCCCCGGCCTTGAGTCATTTGGGATGCCAGTGGCGTAAGGACGCCACCGGATCTCTGCCTACCGTTCAGGGACGCTGCATCTCGCAGGTCGTTGGAACGGTGGCTTCCTCGGCGGGGATCTTGGCCACGGTCCGGAAGCCCAGGCCGGAATTATCCGCGTCGTATTTGGCGTCCGAGTCCATGACCGAGATGTACATGGGCTGGATCATCTGGTGATCTTTTTCCCTGAGAGTCACGGTGCCTGTCGGGGAATCGAACGTCATGCCCTCCAGCGCCTTCGCGACCGGGACCGCGTCGGTCGTTCCGGCCTCCTCAATGGCGGCCTTTAGCATGAACATCTGGTTGTAGATCTGGTGGTAGTACCAGTCGATTTCGGGGTAGCGCTGTTTGAAGTCCGTAAACCACTTTTCGTAATCGGTGAGGTTCTCGTCCACGTTGACATCGGCGTGCCAGGTCGTGATCTGGTGCAGCGAGTCCTCGCCGCGCTCGCCCACGGCCGCGGGCGTACCCAGGCCGCCGCCATAGTAGGTGTAGAAGTCGACGTCGAGGCCCGCATTGTCGGCGGCACGTACCAGCAATGACAGGTCATTGCCCCAGTTGCCGGTAATCACCGAGTCGGCACCGGATTGCTTGATGCGAGCCACGTAAGGGGAGAAGTCACGTACCTGACCAATCGGGTGGAGCACATCGCCGGCAATCTCGATATCCGGTCGTTTCTCGTTGAGCATCTTCTTGGCCAACTCGGAAATGACATGGCCGTGGGAGTAGTCCTGGTTGATCAGGAAAACCTTCTTGATGCCTTCCTGCTCGGCCATGTAGTTGGTCAGGGCTTCGAGCTTGATGTCGCTGCTGGCATCGAAACGGAAATGGTAGAAGCTGCACTGGTCGTTCGTCAGTGCGGGGTCGACGGCCGCGTAGTTCAGGAAGAGGATGCGGTTGTCCTCGTTGCGGCGATTGTTGCGATCCACGGCCTGGACCAGCGCGCCAGCCACGTTGGAGCCGTTGCCCTGGGTCACGAAGGGAATATCGTCGTCGATGGCCCGCTGCAGTAACTGGGTGGACTCGGACGCGCTTTGCTTGTTGTCCATGGGCACGATCTCGAACTTGCGTCCCATGACACCACCTTGCTGGTTAATCATGTCGGCGGCAAAGCGGAAGTGTTTCAGGCCTGCATCTCCCACATTGGCGAAGGCGCCGGACAGCGGTTCGATATAGGCGATCCGAATGGGATCGGTTGATTGCTGGGCATTGACGGTAATGGGCAGGGACAGGGCGAGCAGTGCGCCGGCCAGGAAGCCGGGCTTATTACGACGTGCCATTCTTTTTCTCCTCAATCTTCACGGCCCGGGATTGCGGCCTTTTTATAGTTGTCACGACTTTCGGAGTGCTTGGGCAGAGCGTTTTCTGGCTGTTTAGACGTTCTTCTTATACGGGAGTCCGGATTTAGGCCCCGGAAGTAGGGTCCGCCAACAGACAACTGTTAGTTATAGATTGAGTGTTGGCTAGATTCAATCCGCGGTTGATTATTTTTTAAAACGGTACCGTGTTTCGTTATAAGGTTTTAATGCCAGCACAATTCCGCTTGGCGAAATTAAGTGCGGGCGTCTGACGTGACGGTATGTCGGCCATGACTATGATAAACATGCACTTTCTACTGGCTGAAGCATTCTATCGCGACAGGCGGTTATTGCTGAACCGGTCTGCATCTGAACGATGTCTCCTACCGAACCGGAAGGGTGACCCATTTAAGTACCCCGGGGCCCCTATCGCGTTCGCGATGCACTCTTAAGAGGCATCCTGCTCTCCGAATGACAGTGGCCGCGCATGGCTCTCCGGCCGGATTGGCCTTTCTTTCCCTGGCATGGATTATGCTTTTCCCATCCGATGTTTTTCCTTGTGTTTCCTACACTTGAGTCAAGTCATCTTGCTTCCCTGACAGGGCTCAAATGCAACATGATACTGACTGTTTTACGCGGAGAATGTTTATGCGTTTGAGCATGTATAGCCTCGCTATGGCCTTGGTCTTGGGAGTTGGCGCCAGCACAGTTTCAGCGGCAAACGTCCCTGAAGGTGTCGAACTTGCCGCCCAGCAGGAAATCGTCTTCAACAACCAGTCGGAGCCGGCCACGCTGGACCCGCAGAAAATCGAGGGTGTGCCCGGATCGAGGGTGGCGCGACAGCTGTTCGAAGGACTGGTCATCCAGGATGAGGAAGGCAATATCCTGCCCGGCGTCGCGAAAAGCTGGGAGGTAAACGACGACAATACGGTATTCACCTTCCACCTGCGCGACGCGAAGTGGTCGAACGGCGACCCCGTGACGACCAGTGATTTCGTCTACGGCTGGCAGCGGGCGGTGGATCCGGAAACCGCATCGCCCTATTCGTGGTATATCGAGATGACCACGATGAAAAACGCTGCGGATATCGTGAAGGGCAATAAGCCGCCGACGGACTTGGGGGTCAAGGCGGTCGATGACCACACGCTGGAAGTGGAGCTGGATCAGCCGATTCCTTATTTCATTCGCATGCTGGGCCACACCACAATGGTGCCCGCCCCGCGCGAGGTTGTCGAAGAATACGGTGATGCCTGGACCCGTCCCGATCACATGGTATCCAACGGCGCTTACCGATTGACCGACTGGGTGGTCAACGAGCGGATGGTGCTCAAGCGCAATACATCCTACTGGGATAACGAGGATACGGTGCTGGACCAGGTCACCATCCTGCCGGTCGCCTCGGAGAACGCCGAACTGTCACGGTACAAGGCCGGTGAAATCGATCTCACCGGCGGTAGTACGCCGCTGGCTATCGAGCATTACCGTCAGCTCAAGAAGGACATTCCCGAACAGATTCATACCACCGGCCAGGTGGGCACCTATTACTACTCCTTCAACAATAAGCGGGCGCCGTTCGATGACGTGCGTGTGCGTAAGGCGCTGAGCTATGCCATCAATCGTGAAGTGGTGACCGACAAGATCACCGGCCAGGGCGAAATCCCGGCGTATTCCTTCGTGCCGGAAATCACGGCGGGCTTTTCGCCCGAGGAGCCGGACTGGGCCAAGCTGAGCCAACAGGAGCGTGTCGAAAAGGCGCGGGAACTCCTGGAGGAGGCCGGGTATGGACCCGATCATCCGCTTGAGGTGGAGCTGCTGTACAACACCTCGGATAACCACAAGAAGATTGCCATCGCGATTGCCGCCATGTGGAAGCAGACCCTGGGCGTCAACGTGAATCTGGTCAACCAGGAGTGGAAGACCTACCTCGCCACGGAGCGCGCCGGCAACTTTGATGTGGCACGTGCCGGCTGGGTTGGCGATTACAACGAAGCGTCGACGATGCTGGACCTGCTCACCACGGCCAACGGCAACAATTATCCGAAGTATTCGAATGCGGAATACGACAAGCTCATGTCCGAGTCCAAGACCATTGTCGATGAGCAAAAGCGTAACGACCTATATGCCAAGGCAGACGCCATGCTCAGCCGTGACATGCCGGTCGCGCCAATCTACCAGTATTCCACCACGCGTCTGGTAAAGCCCTACGTGGGCGGCTACCCCGAAGCCAACCCTGAAGACATCTTCTACTTCAAGAACATGTACATCACCAAACATTAGGACTAACGGGTCTGGGAACCCCGGTTGGGATAGCGCGCCCGTCCGGGGAGCCCTGTACCTGTCGTTACCAGGGAAACCGGTCGGATTCATGCGTGCCCTGAAGGCCAGGCCGTGTAGGTAAAAACCAATGTTACGCTTTGTATTCAAACGTTTGCTCGAGTCGATACCGACTCTACTGCTACTGATTACTGTCTCGTTCGTGTTGATGCATGCGGCGCCAGGCAGCCCGTTTTCAGCGGAGCGCAACATACCGCCGGAAATCATGGCCAACATCGAAGCTAAATATGGGCTGGATCAGCCGCTCTATATCCAGTACTTCAACTATCTTGGAGACCTGCTCCAGGGTGACCTTGGTCCTTCGTTCAAATACAAGGACTTCACGGTTAACGAGCTGGTGGCCGAGAGCTTCCCCGTTTCGGCGGAAATCGGTCTCTGGGCCTTTATCACCGCCGTGGTCCTGGGCGTCCTGTTCGGCACCATCGCGGCGCTTCGACAGAATACCTGGATGGATTACGGCGTGATGTCCCTGGCGATGACCGGTGTGGTGATCCCGAGCTTCGTGCTTGCTCCCCTGCTGATACTGATCTTCGCCGTGCACTATCGTTGGCTGCCTGCCGGAGGCTGGCAGGGCGGTCAATGGATGTTCCTCATCCTGCCGGTCATTGCGATGGCCGCCCATTACGTGTCCTCGATCGCACGCATCATGCGGGGCAGCATGATCGAGGTGATGCACTCCAACTTCATTCGCACCGCCCGCGCCAAGGGGCTACCAGCCCGCTACATCATCTGGCGCCATGCGCTCCGCCCGGCGTTGCTACCCGTTATCTCCTATCTCGGCCCCGCCTTCGTCGGCATCATCACCGGTTCCGTGGTGATCGAAACCATTTTTGGTCTGCCCGGGATCGGTCAGCTATTCGTTAACGGTTCCCTGAATCGCGACTATTCGATGGTGCTGGGCATTACGGTGCTGATCGGTGCGCTGACCATCGCCTTCAATGCCATCGTCGATATCCTCTATGCCTATATCGACCCCAAGATCCGCTACTGAGTGCGTCCTATGCTGAGTAACAAACAACACAGTCAGGCGGTCAACCAGTTTGCGGACCAATTGCAGTCACCGGAGGAGGTGAAAGGGCGCAGCCTTTGGCAGGATGCCCGCCGCCGTTTCATGCGTAACAAGGCAGCCATAGCCAGCCTTATCGTGCTTTGCCTGATTACGGCGCTTTGCCTGCTGGGCAGTTTCCTGGGGGAATACTCGTACGAGGACATCGACTGGAACAACATGCAGATGCCGCCCGCCGTAGAGTCCGGCCACTACTTCGGCACGGACAGCCTGGGCAGGGACCTGTTCGTCCGCACGTTGGTCGGGGGCCGCATTTCCTTGATGGTCGGCGTATTGGGGGCCCTGGTGGCGATTGTCATCGGCACGCTCTACGGCGCGGCTTCGGGTTACCTCGGGGGACGTGTCGATTCGGTGATGATGCGCACGCTGGAGATCCTCAACTCGTTCCCGTTCATGTTCTTCGTGATCCTGCTGGTGACCTTTTTCGGTCGCAATATCCTGTTGATCTTCATCGCCATCGGCGCTGTGTCCTGGCTCGATATGGCGAGGATCGTGCGGGGGCAGACCCTGAGCCTGAAGAGCAAGGAGTTTATCGAAGCAGCGCACGTGTGCGGTGTCAGTTCCCGGATGATTATCTTCCGCCATATCGTGCCCAACGTGCTGGGTATCGTGGTGGTCTACGCCACACTGCTCGTGCCCAGCATGATCCTGTTCGAATCCTTCCTCAGTTACCTCGGTCTTGGCGTGCAGGAGCCGATGACCAGCTGGGGCGCCCTGCTGAACGAGGGCTCGAAAACCATGGATGTGGCCATCTGGCAGCTACTTTTTCCGGCGGGTTTCCTGGTGACCACCCTGTTCTGTTTCAACTTTCTCGGCGATGGATTGCGTGATGCACTCGATCCGAAAGACCGGTAATCCCTCGTGACCCGGGAAGGAGCGTACGTTCTATGACCCTGTTAAGCGTTAATAACCTCGAAGTGCATTTCTCGACGCCGGAGGGCGAGGTCACGGCCGTCAACAAGCTGAATTTCTCCCTGGCGGCCGGGGAGACCCTGGGCATCGTCGGCGAATCCGGTTCCGGCAAGAGCCAGACGGCCTTCGCCCTGATGGGCTTGCTGGCCAAGAACGGTAAAGTGGGCGGCGAAGCCATATTCGAGGGTCAGTCCATACTGGGCCTGGGGCAGAAAGCCATGAACCGGATTTGCGCCGAGAAGATCGCCATGATCTTCCAGGATCCGATGACCTCCCTGAACCCCTATATGCGGGTGGGTGAACAACTGACGGAAGTGCTCAGGTTGCACAAGGGTATGAGTCGCAAGTCTGCCTTCGAGGAATCGGTCCGCATGCTTGATGCAGTCAAGATGCCGGAGGCCCGCAAGCGCATGAAGATGTTTCCCCACGAGTTTTCAGGGGGGATGCGCCAACGGGTCATGATCGCAATGGCTCTGCTATGCCGTCCCAGTTTATTGATCGCCGATGAGCCCACCACGGCCCTGGATGTTACCGTGCAGGCCCAGATCATGGCCTTGCTCGCCGAGCTCAAGCAGGATTTCAATACCGCGATCATCATGATCACCCACGACCTCGGCGTCGTTGCGGGTGTGTGTGACCGGGTGCTGGTCATGTACGCGGGCCAAACCATGGAATACGGCACGGCCGAGCAGATCTTCTATCGGCCTACCCATCCCTACACCCAGGGATTGCTCTCAGCCATTCCGCGTCTGGATAGGGACAGTACAGAGGTTTTATCCACCATTCCGGGTAATCCGCCCAATCTGCTCAAGCTGCCGCAGGGGTGTCCGTTCCAGGAGCGCTGTCCCCGGGTGATGGACGTCTGCCGACAGGAAGAACCGCCGCTGGAGCGTTTCAATAAGCGGCGCCGCGCCTGCCACTGGCACCCGGAGGAGCTGGCCGTATGAGTGCGCCAATACTCAAGGTTCGGGATCTCAAGGTCTACTTCAGCGTCCGCAGCGACAAGAGCTGGCCCTGGTCCAAACCCCTGTCCCTGAAAGCGGTCGATGGCGTCAGCCTGGATTTGCAGCCGGGAGAAACCCTCGGTGTCGTGGGTGAATCCGGGTGTGGTAAGTCCACGTTTGCCAGGGCGCTTATCGGTCTGGTGAAGGCCCAGGAAGGTAGTATCCAGTGGCAGGGCCGGGAGTTGGTCGGCCTGGATGCAGCCGGTTGGCGCGAGATCCGCAAAGACGTCCAGATGATCTTCCAGGACCCGCTGGCATCGCTCAACCCCCGCATGACCATTGGTGACGTCATAGCCGAACCGCTAAGGACCTTCTACCCAAAACTGAGCCGCCAGGAAGTGAAGGACAGGGTCAAGGCCATGATGCTCAAGGTGGGCCTGTTGCCGAACGTCATCAATCGCTATCCCCACGAATTCTCGGGCGGCCAGTGCCAGCGGATCGGCATTGCCAGGGCGCTGATCGTCGAGCCCAAACTGGTGATCTGTGACGAACCGGTTTCCGCGCTGGACGTGTCCATCCAGGCGCAGGTCGTGAACCTGCTCAAGCAGTTGCAGCAGGAAATGGGGCTTTCCCTGATCTTCATTGCTCATGACCTCTCGGTGGTCAAGCACATCAGCGACAGGGTTATGGTGATGTACCTGGGCAATCAGGTGGAGGTGGGTGACGGCCCCGTTCTTTATGCCGACCCTCGACATCCCTACACGCGAGCCCTCATGACGGCGGTACCGGTGCCTGACCCCGAAATCGAGCGCAACAAGGAGATCCAGTTGCTCGAGGGCGACCTGCCTTCACCGATCGACCCGCCGTCCGGGTGCGTGTTCCGTACACGCTGTCCCATTGCCCGGGATGCCTGCGCTGACCATGACCCGCCGCTGGATGGTGAGCCTCGTCATCAGGTGGCTTGCCCTTACGTCTGACGATTTGGGTGGTGCTGTGCGAGCCACCCGGTCACTGCATACCTTCGGTGCTGCCAATTTCCGCCTTTAGCCAATCCGCAAGCTGGGCCCCACGGCGAGACGGCACATAGCGCGGCAGCATCAAGCAGAGCCGCCCCGGCGTTTCTACCGAGCCCCAGGGTGCAACGAGATGCCCGCTATCCAGGTCGTCCTGGACCAGCAACCGGGGGGCAATGGCGACGCCCAATCCTGCCAGCGCGGCCTCGATCAAGTAGTACAAGTGATCGAACCCCTGCCCGTCGCTCAGGGCCCGTTCCAGACGCGACGTTTCCAGCCCGTGCGCTTGTGCCCATTGTGGCCATGCCTGGGGGCGAGAGTGGGTATGCAGTAATGGCGCAGTGAAAATCGTTTCGGGGTGCCCTGAATCGAAACGCGCCGCTTGTTTTGGACTTGCCACCGCGCAGATGTCTTCGGCGGCGAGTTCGATAACGTCCAACTCAGCGGGCCAGGGCGGTTCCGAAAAGACGAGAGTGGCACCCGCTTCTTCGCCTCTAGGGTCGAGTTCGCTGTCACCGGAGCCGACCTGGAGCGCGACGTCGGGCAGATCGCGCTGAAAGCGATCCAGGCGCGGAATGAACCATCGGGCCAGGAGACTGCCAGGGCATTTCAGGGTCAAGGGTGCGTCCTCGCTACTGCGTTTTAGCTCTGCGCAGCTCTCTCGCATGCGGGCGAAAGCCTCGCCGATCCCCTGCTGCAATCGCTCACCCTGGTGAGTGAGCTGGATTCCCCGCCCCGCCTTCGTAAACAGCATCACCCCGAAGTGCTCATCGAGACTGCGTAATTGGCGACTCACGGCGCCGTGGGTGACATGCAGTTCCCGCGCGGCGGCGGTCACGCTGCCTAGCCGTGCGGTCGCTTCGAAAGCGCGTAGCGCCGCCAGTGGCGGTATGTCCTGGCTCATGAATTCCTCGATAAATGGAAATGTGAGTTGGACTCACATATTGCTGCAATTCTATCGATTTTCCTACCGCCGGGCGTTCGATAATCTCGTGAGCAGATTCTCCACAATTGCTCAGGCAGGTGGCTTATGAATGCATATGCAATGCAGCCCAATGCAGAGGGGTTCTTCGGTCAATTCGGCGGCAGCTTCGTCGCCGAGACCCTGGCTCCGCTGCTAAAGGAATTGCGGACCGGTTACAGGAAGGCACAGGACGATCCGGACTTTCAGCATCAGCTTGCGTACTTCCAGGAGGACTACGTGGGCCGGCCCAGCCCGCTCTATCTGGCTGAAAGACTTACCGACTATTTCGGTGGCGCCCGGATTTACCTGAAGCGCGAGGAGCTGAACCATACCGGGGCGCACAAGATCAATAATTGTATCGGCCAGATCCTGTTGGCGAGGCGTATGGGCAAGACCCGCATCATCGCCGAGACCGGTGCCGGGATGCATGGCGTTGCGACTGCCGCTGTCGCAGCCCGCTTCGGCATGTCCTGTGTGGTTTACATGGGTAAGACCGATATGGAACGCCAGCAGCCCAATGTGTTGCGTATGCAGCTGCTCGGCGCCGAGATTGTGCCGGTGGCCAGCGGTCGTGGCACCCTCAAGGACGCGATGAACGAAGCCCTGCGGGACTGGGTCACCAATATCGATGACACCTTCTACGTGATCGGCACGGTGGCGGGACCGCATCCATATCCGACCATGGTGCGCGATTTCCAGGCGGTTATCGGCCGTGAGACCCGTACGCAGATTTTGGCGAAGGAAGGGCGGTTGCCCGACTCCCTTGTGGCCTGTATCGGTGGCGGGTCCAATGCGTTAGGCCTGTTCCATCCGTTTCTGGGGGATGAGACGGTGCGCATGATCGGTGTCGAGGCTGGCGGCTTGGGGATCGGGAGCGGCAAGCACGCGGCCAGTCTCAGTGGCGGCTCACCCGGCGTGCTCCATGGCAATCGCACCTACCTGCTGCAGGATGAGGACGGCCAGATTACTGATGCGCATTCGATTTCCGCCGGACTCGACTATCCCGGCATTGGTCCTGAACATGCGTGGCTGCACGAGCAAGGACGCGTCGAGTACGTCTCGATTACCGATGACGAGGCTCTCGACGCGTTCCAGTTATGCTGCCGCCGGGAGGGCATCATTCCCGCACTGGAATCCGCCCATGCACTGGCAGAGGTTGCCAGCCGGGCGCCAACGCTACCCAGGGATCACTTGATGGTCGTTAACCTCAGTGGCCGGGGTGACAAGGACATGGTGACTATCGCCGACCGTCTCGGCAGCCAGGGTCTGCAAACGGGGAACCCGCGATGAGAGAGATATCCCGAATCGACACCTGCTTTGCGGCGCTCAGGTCTGAAAACCGTCCGGCGCTGGTGACCTATATCACGGCCGGCGATCCGGACCTGGAAACGTCGCTTGGCATTCTACAAGGGCTGCCAGCGGCGGGCGCCGATATCATCGAACTCGGTATGCCGTACACGGACCCGATGGCGGACGGCCCATCGATCCAGAAATCGTCGCTCCGAGCCCTGGAAAATGGCCAGACCCAGAAAAGCACCCTGGAGATGGTGCGATCGTTTCGCCGCCAGAACCTACAAACGCCATTGGTATTGATGGGCTACTACAATCCGGTCTATCGCTACGGCGGCGAACGCTTCCTGCGTGATGCAGCGGAGGCGGGCGTCGATGGTCTGATCATCGTTGATTTGCCCTACGATCATGATCAGTCCCTATTCCAGGTAGCCGAAGAGGTCGGCATCGCGATCATCCGCCTGGTGACGCCGACGACGAAAGGCGAACGGCTGGCGCAGGTGCTCGAGGAGGCCAGGGGGTTTGTCTATTACGTCTCGGTTGCCGGCGTTACTGGCAGCGCTGCACCCCGTGACCAGGACGTCGAGCGCGCGCTGGCGGCCATTCGCGAACATACCGATCTGCCCGTCGCGGTCGGCTTTGGTATCCGCACGGCGGACGACGCAGCGGCGATCGGCCGGTTCAGCGATGGGGTTGTCGTGGGTTCGGCTCTGGTGGACTGTGTCGAGCGGGCTGAAACCTCCGAGGCTGCGACAGCCGCGGTACACGATAGGGTGAGCGAGTTGGCGGCTGGGCTTCGCTGACCACCCGGTGCGGTTGGAGGATGAGTCGCGCTGCCTTTCTGGGTATATTATGCGCTCAGTCCCAAAACTCAGAGATGCAGTCGATGCGGGTCTACGTAAAGATACTCAGCGCCATCGTTGTAGCGTTGGTTCTGCTTAGCTTATTGGCGAGCATTGCTCTGGGTGTTACCCGCCTCAGCCCGACCGGCGAAATCTTTTTCCTACCCCTTTTTATCGCCTTTGCTGGATTCCTGATGTTCGGGATCAGCGGTTCCTTGTTGTGGCTTTTATTTTTCCGGCTACTGGACCCTCTGGACATCGGTTCCACGGCTAAGCATGCCTTGGCTGTGACCATGGCGACGCCTTCCAGCATTCTGTTCCTGGCCTTGTTGTTGTATTTGGCAAGCGGCGAGGCTGAGGGTGTGTCGAGCACACTGAGCGTATTTGGGTGGTTCGTGGTGCCGGTGGCAGCTACCAGCGTCGGTTGCTACTGGTGGCTGTTCCTGGCCGATCGGTACGATGCCGAATGATCGGTTGAGACTCGGCCGCTTGAAGATGAATGGAAAGAAGATGTCGCGACTGACTGCTGTATTCTTTCACGCGCTGGGATGCTTCGGCCTGCTCCTGTTAGCGGTGTTTATCTATCTCAACGAGTTTGCCTCGGATG
The window above is part of the Marinobacter nanhaiticus D15-8W genome. Proteins encoded here:
- a CDS encoding branched-chain amino acid ABC transporter substrate-binding protein; protein product: MARRNKPGFLAGALLALSLPITVNAQQSTDPIRIAYIEPLSGAFANVGDAGLKHFRFAADMINQQGGVMGRKFEIVPMDNKQSASESTQLLQRAIDDDIPFVTQGNGSNVAGALVQAVDRNNRRNEDNRILFLNYAAVDPALTNDQCSFYHFRFDASSDIKLEALTNYMAEQEGIKKVFLINQDYSHGHVISELAKKMLNEKRPDIEIAGDVLHPIGQVRDFSPYVARIKQSGADSVITGNWGNDLSLLVRAADNAGLDVDFYTYYGGGLGTPAAVGERGEDSLHQITTWHADVNVDENLTDYEKWFTDFKQRYPEIDWYYHQIYNQMFMLKAAIEEAGTTDAVPVAKALEGMTFDSPTGTVTLREKDHQMIQPMYISVMDSDAKYDADNSGLGFRTVAKIPAEEATVPTTCEMQRP
- a CDS encoding peptide ABC transporter substrate-binding protein, whose protein sequence is MRLSMYSLAMALVLGVGASTVSAANVPEGVELAAQQEIVFNNQSEPATLDPQKIEGVPGSRVARQLFEGLVIQDEEGNILPGVAKSWEVNDDNTVFTFHLRDAKWSNGDPVTTSDFVYGWQRAVDPETASPYSWYIEMTTMKNAADIVKGNKPPTDLGVKAVDDHTLEVELDQPIPYFIRMLGHTTMVPAPREVVEEYGDAWTRPDHMVSNGAYRLTDWVVNERMVLKRNTSYWDNEDTVLDQVTILPVASENAELSRYKAGEIDLTGGSTPLAIEHYRQLKKDIPEQIHTTGQVGTYYYSFNNKRAPFDDVRVRKALSYAINREVVTDKITGQGEIPAYSFVPEITAGFSPEEPDWAKLSQQERVEKARELLEEAGYGPDHPLEVELLYNTSDNHKKIAIAIAAMWKQTLGVNVNLVNQEWKTYLATERAGNFDVARAGWVGDYNEASTMLDLLTTANGNNYPKYSNAEYDKLMSESKTIVDEQKRNDLYAKADAMLSRDMPVAPIYQYSTTRLVKPYVGGYPEANPEDIFYFKNMYITKH
- the oppB gene encoding oligopeptide ABC transporter permease OppB, producing MLRFVFKRLLESIPTLLLLITVSFVLMHAAPGSPFSAERNIPPEIMANIEAKYGLDQPLYIQYFNYLGDLLQGDLGPSFKYKDFTVNELVAESFPVSAEIGLWAFITAVVLGVLFGTIAALRQNTWMDYGVMSLAMTGVVIPSFVLAPLLILIFAVHYRWLPAGGWQGGQWMFLILPVIAMAAHYVSSIARIMRGSMIEVMHSNFIRTARAKGLPARYIIWRHALRPALLPVISYLGPAFVGIITGSVVIETIFGLPGIGQLFVNGSLNRDYSMVLGITVLIGALTIAFNAIVDILYAYIDPKIRY
- the oppC gene encoding oligopeptide ABC transporter permease OppC, with the protein product MLSNKQHSQAVNQFADQLQSPEEVKGRSLWQDARRRFMRNKAAIASLIVLCLITALCLLGSFLGEYSYEDIDWNNMQMPPAVESGHYFGTDSLGRDLFVRTLVGGRISLMVGVLGALVAIVIGTLYGAASGYLGGRVDSVMMRTLEILNSFPFMFFVILLVTFFGRNILLIFIAIGAVSWLDMARIVRGQTLSLKSKEFIEAAHVCGVSSRMIIFRHIVPNVLGIVVVYATLLVPSMILFESFLSYLGLGVQEPMTSWGALLNEGSKTMDVAIWQLLFPAGFLVTTLFCFNFLGDGLRDALDPKDR
- the oppD gene encoding oligopeptide ABC transporter ATP-binding protein OppD, encoding MTLLSVNNLEVHFSTPEGEVTAVNKLNFSLAAGETLGIVGESGSGKSQTAFALMGLLAKNGKVGGEAIFEGQSILGLGQKAMNRICAEKIAMIFQDPMTSLNPYMRVGEQLTEVLRLHKGMSRKSAFEESVRMLDAVKMPEARKRMKMFPHEFSGGMRQRVMIAMALLCRPSLLIADEPTTALDVTVQAQIMALLAELKQDFNTAIIMITHDLGVVAGVCDRVLVMYAGQTMEYGTAEQIFYRPTHPYTQGLLSAIPRLDRDSTEVLSTIPGNPPNLLKLPQGCPFQERCPRVMDVCRQEEPPLERFNKRRRACHWHPEELAV
- the oppF gene encoding murein tripeptide/oligopeptide ABC transporter ATP binding protein OppF, which gives rise to MSAPILKVRDLKVYFSVRSDKSWPWSKPLSLKAVDGVSLDLQPGETLGVVGESGCGKSTFARALIGLVKAQEGSIQWQGRELVGLDAAGWREIRKDVQMIFQDPLASLNPRMTIGDVIAEPLRTFYPKLSRQEVKDRVKAMMLKVGLLPNVINRYPHEFSGGQCQRIGIARALIVEPKLVICDEPVSALDVSIQAQVVNLLKQLQQEMGLSLIFIAHDLSVVKHISDRVMVMYLGNQVEVGDGPVLYADPRHPYTRALMTAVPVPDPEIERNKEIQLLEGDLPSPIDPPSGCVFRTRCPIARDACADHDPPLDGEPRHQVACPYV
- a CDS encoding LysR family transcriptional regulator; amino-acid sequence: MSQDIPPLAALRAFEATARLGSVTAAARELHVTHGAVSRQLRSLDEHFGVMLFTKAGRGIQLTHQGERLQQGIGEAFARMRESCAELKRSSEDAPLTLKCPGSLLARWFIPRLDRFQRDLPDVALQVGSGDSELDPRGEEAGATLVFSEPPWPAELDVIELAAEDICAVASPKQAARFDSGHPETIFTAPLLHTHSRPQAWPQWAQAHGLETSRLERALSDGQGFDHLYYLIEAALAGLGVAIAPRLLVQDDLDSGHLVAPWGSVETPGRLCLMLPRYVPSRRGAQLADWLKAEIGSTEGMQ
- the trpB gene encoding tryptophan synthase subunit beta translates to MNAYAMQPNAEGFFGQFGGSFVAETLAPLLKELRTGYRKAQDDPDFQHQLAYFQEDYVGRPSPLYLAERLTDYFGGARIYLKREELNHTGAHKINNCIGQILLARRMGKTRIIAETGAGMHGVATAAVAARFGMSCVVYMGKTDMERQQPNVLRMQLLGAEIVPVASGRGTLKDAMNEALRDWVTNIDDTFYVIGTVAGPHPYPTMVRDFQAVIGRETRTQILAKEGRLPDSLVACIGGGSNALGLFHPFLGDETVRMIGVEAGGLGIGSGKHAASLSGGSPGVLHGNRTYLLQDEDGQITDAHSISAGLDYPGIGPEHAWLHEQGRVEYVSITDDEALDAFQLCCRREGIIPALESAHALAEVASRAPTLPRDHLMVVNLSGRGDKDMVTIADRLGSQGLQTGNPR
- the trpA gene encoding tryptophan synthase subunit alpha, with protein sequence MSRIDTCFAALRSENRPALVTYITAGDPDLETSLGILQGLPAAGADIIELGMPYTDPMADGPSIQKSSLRALENGQTQKSTLEMVRSFRRQNLQTPLVLMGYYNPVYRYGGERFLRDAAEAGVDGLIIVDLPYDHDQSLFQVAEEVGIAIIRLVTPTTKGERLAQVLEEARGFVYYVSVAGVTGSAAPRDQDVERALAAIREHTDLPVAVGFGIRTADDAAAIGRFSDGVVVGSALVDCVERAETSEAATAAVHDRVSELAAGLR